CGAACTTGGGGTGAGAAGGCTAAAGAACAGGATAACCATAGAGACCACCGTTACCGGGACCGGAACCGTCGGAGACAGGAAGATAACGGAAAGCTTCGACCACAGCGTCGAGCTGATACGGGACCCCACGGCGGAGCTCTACTACTTCACCGACACGAGCAAGGCCGAGAAGAGGGCGCTGACGGAAACCCTACGAACCGAAAAGGAGGCAAGTGTCCTTGGATTCAGCGGGAATCTTGGAACTGCCCAGACCGCGAGCACCGTGCTGGCAGCTCTGATGCTCATTCCCCTTCTCGGCTACGTCTACATCTCAAGGAAACCCAAAGACGAGCTGGCGGGGATCCGGGGGTACATGGTCAAGGGCGCCCCAGAAAAGGTCGAAAAGGTGGTCACGCTCAAGACGCCGAAGGACCTCGAGACCACCTTCGAGCTGATAGACAGGCCAATACTGCACTACCGGGAGGGCGATGAGGAAGTCTACGCGATAATAGACGACGGAGTATCGTACGAGTACCGGAAGCTGCTGCCGGAAAAGGAGAAGGAAGCCAGCTGAGGCTCCCTCCATCTTTTTTTAGATTTCCGTAACCAACAACTTTAAAAGCCCTATCCGAAAGGCTAACCTAGAAGTTCTACAAGAGGTAAGAGGTGGTTAGAGATGAACCCGTTCCACGAGCTTGAGCCCGGACCGGAGGTTCCAGAGGTCGTTTACGCTCTCATAGAGATTCCGAAGGGGAGCAGGAACAAGTACGAGCTCGACAAGAAGACCGGACTTCTTAAGCTCGATAGAGTGCTCTACAGCCCGTTCTTCTACCCGGTGGACTACGGAATAATCCCGCAGACCTGGTACGACGACGGCGACCCCTTCGACATAATGGTCATAATGCGCGAGCCGGTTTACCCGCTCACCATCATCGAGGCCAGGCCGATAGGCATAATGAAGATGGAGGACAGCGACGATAAAGACTGGAAGGTCTTGGCCGTTCCCGTCGAGGACCCGTACTTCAAGGACTGGAAGGACATAGACGACGTCCCCAAGGCCTTCCTCGATGAGATTGCCCACTTCTTCCAGCGCTACAAGGAGCTCCAGGGCAAGGTCACCAAGATAGAGGGCTGGGGCAACGCCGAGGAGGCCAAGAAGGAAATCCTCCGTGCCATCGAGCTCTACAAGGAGAAGTTCGGCAAGAAGGAGTGATTTCTTTTCCCCTTATTCCCTCAAGGAGGTTAAGGCATGTACAAGCTCCTCAAGGTTAGGGACGTTGTGAGAATACCGCCCAAGATGTTCACGATGGACCCGAAGGAGGCGGCAAAGCTCGTCCTCCGCGAGGCCTACGAGGGCATCTACGACAGGGACGAGGGAGTCGTTCTGGCCGTTATGGACGTCGAGGAGATAGGCCAGGGCGTCATCGTGCCGGGAGACGGGGCAACCTACCACGAGGTCGTTTTCAACGTCCTGGTTTGGAAGCCCGAGATGCACGAGGTCGTCGATGGCGAGGTCATAGACGTCGCCCCGTATGGTGCTTTCATCAGGATAGGTCCAATGGACGGTCTCGTCCATATTAGCCAGCTCATGGACGACTACGTCGTATTCGACGAGAAGAACAAGCAGTTCATCGGCAAGGAGACCAACAGGATACTCAAGCTCGGCGACGAGGCGAGGGCGAGGATAATAGCCATAAGCATCAAGAGCCGCGTCATCAGGGAGAACAAGATAGGTCTCACCATGCGCCAGCCAGGTCTAGGAAAGAAGGAGTGGATAGAGAAGGAGAAGCGCAAGGAGGGAGAGTGATGGTCAAGGAAAAGGCCTGCAGGCACTGTCACTACATAACCACTGAGGACCGCTGTCCCGTCTGCGGGAGCAGGGACCTAAGCGACGAGTGGTTCGACCTCGTGATAATCACAGATCCGGAGAACAGCAGGATAGCACAGAAGCTGGGCGTCAAGGTGCCCGGTAAATACGCCATAAGGGTCAGATGATGAGGCTCGTACTCACTCCCGAGCTCAGAAAAGCCCTCAAGGAGCCCCTGGGCGAACTCGTCCGGGGGGAGATTCCCGAACCGTACGTCAAGATTAGGGAAGAGCTTGAAAAAGCGCGGCACGTCGTCACGGTCGGCGACGTGGTTACCGAGAACGTCATCAAGCTCGGTATATCTCCAAGTCTGGCGATATACGACCACCGGACGAAGAGGAAGGCCTACAATCCTTCCATAGACCCGGGCGCGGTCGTGATGACCGTCCAGAACCCGGCCGGAACCATAACGAAAGCTTTATTAAACGCAATCAGAAAGGGCTTTGGACTGGCCGAGAGGGGCAGGCGGGTTTACATAAAGGTGAACGGAGAGGAGGATCTGGCGGCGATTCCGGCCGTGCTCTACGCCCCGCCCGGAAGCGTGGTGCTCTACGGCCAGCCCGACGAGGGAGTAGTGCTTATAAAGGTAACACCCGAATGCAAGCTCAAGTGTGGAAAGCTCATGTCCAAGATGGAGGTGGTTCACGATGGAGATTAAGGTTACCGAGATAAGGGAGAACAAGCTCCTCGGAAGGAAGGAGATATACTTCGATGTCATTCACGAGGGCGAGCCGACGCCGAGCAGGGCCGACGTCAAGGGCAAGCTTGTGGCCATGCTCGACCTTAACCCGGAGACCGTCGTTATCCAGTACATAAGGAGCTACTTCGGTAGCCGCGTCAGCAAGGGCTACGCCAAGGCCTACGAGAGCAGGGAGAGAATGCTCTACATCGAGCCCGAGTACATTCTCATAAGGGACGGCCTGATTCAGAAGGAAGAGGAGTGAGGTGGTTTAGATGGCCAAGAGGAAGAGCCAGAAGTGGAAGATGTACGAGGTTCAGGGCGGTAAGGTCAAGAGGAAGGGCAAGTTCTGCCCGCGCTGCGGTCCTGGAGTCTTCATGGCCGAGCACAAGGACCGCTGGAGCTGCGGCCGCTGCGGCTACACCGAGTGGAAGAGGAAGTGATTTCTTTTCTCTTCCCGTTCAAGAACTCTTTTCCAGGACTTCTTCCAAGAGAAAAGCAAAGAAAAGAGGGAAAGTCAGCCGATGGCCGCCTGAACGGCCAGATCGGCCCTGACGATTCCGTAGCCGTAGTAGATGTCCCAGCCAGCGTCTCCGAGGTCGTCCGCCGTCGAGTGGAGGATTCCCCTGACGGTGTTGGTTCCCATATCGTCAAAGGTTCCAACAGGGAGAACCTTGCCGTACTTGTTGTAATAAGCCGCCTGTATGAGAGCAACCACACCGCTGACGTGCGGGGTGGCCATTGAGGTTCCACTGAGGCTCTCGTAGGTGTCGTCAGGATAGGTGCTGAGCACATCAACGCCCGGGGCGCTGACCTCGGGCTGGAGGTTGCTGAAGTAAGCTATAGCGTCGCTCGAGTCAGTCGCTCCGACCGCTATAACCTCCGGATAGATGGCCGGATAGCTCGGCTGATCGGCGGCCTCGTTGCCGCTCGCTGCCACTATAACGACGCCGTAGTTGTAGGCCTGGATTATCATGTCGTGGAGGTACTGGTCGTCGCTCGGACCACCGAGGGACATGCTTATGACCTCGGCGGCGTCGTCATCTGGATCACCGACGACTATTCCGTCGCCGTCCTTGTCGAGTATTCCGTCCGGACCGAGGAGGGCCTGCTCGATACCAATGGCGATGTCGGTGTAGGTTCCGCTTCCCCTGTCGTCAAGAACCTTGATGGCGTAGATCTCAACGTTTGGAGCAACTCCGACGACGCCGATGTCGTTGTTAAGGGCCGCTATAGTTCCTATAACGTGGGTTCCGTGGCCGTTTCCATCGTACCAGTCAGCAGGATCGGTGCTGACGACTCCCCCTATGGTGCTAACTCCCCAGACAATGTTGGCGGCAATGTCCGGGTGATCCCAGTCGGCTCCAGTGTCGAGGACTGCAACCTCAATGACGCCGTTGCTGGAACCATCGGTTATGCTCCAGGTCTCGGGAGCCTTAACGCGCTCTATTCCCCACGGGATAGTCTGTGCAGGCTGGACTGGTTCAACCGCCCAGGGAGGACCGCCCCTGTAAACTTGAGCCATGTGGTCGTACTCGACCTTGGTGACACCGTCGAGTTTGGCCAGCTTTCCGACGGCGTTTGCTGGAATGTCAATGACGACTGCATCGATCAGCTTGAACTCGTAGACGATTTTACCGCCTATGCCCCTGACCGTGTTGGTATTGAAGTGGCCCTTATCGATGTGTGCCACCACCCTTACCATCTCAGGACCTTGTGCCGCAACAGGCACCACAAAGAGAGCACCAAGTACCACAAGGGCCATTAAGACCCCCATAGTTGCTCTATAGTCCACTTTAACTCACCTCCAGACTAAGTTGTGCATACATGCCTAAATAGTGGACTACTTAAGTCTTATCCATGTTGCATATGACACAATGACACCAGAAAGAGGAATTTGTTGTCATATGACTTTCTAAAGACGTCATACGTTAAAAAATGGACAAATTAGAAGACAACAACGAGAAATTTCGAAAAATTTTCGGAATCCCTGCCGGCATTAAGCTAAAAAAGAGAGAACGCCATAAGTGCACCATGCCAACCTACTACGGAATTAAGATTGAACTACACCCCCAGGTGTATGAGCCGGCAGAGGATACCTTCCTGCTCGCGGAGAACCTCGCGGTTAGGGAGGGCGATCTCGCCCTCGACGTTGGAACAGGCACGGGGCTTATAGCACTCCTGATGGCGAGAAAAGCCCGCTTTGTTCTGGGCGTGGACATCAACCCCCTCGCGGTCGAGCTCGCCAACCAAAACGCCCAACTAAACGGCGTGAAAAACGTCGAGTTCCGCCTGAGCGACCTGTTTGAGAGGGTTGAGGGGAAGTTCGACGTGGTAACCTTCAACGCCCCCTACCTGCCCGGGGAGCCGGAGGAGCCGATAGACCTGGCACTCGTGGGCGGCGAAACCGGAAGGGAAGTCCTCGACCGGTTCATTCGGGAGGTCCCAAAACATCTCAAACCCGGCGGAACCGTCCAGATAGTCCAGAGCTCCATAACCGGGGTGGAAGAGACGCTAAAAATGCTGGACGAAGTTGGTTTGGTGGGAAAGGTAGTGGCTAAGAGACACGTCTTTTTTGAGGATATCGTTCTTATAAACGCCGTTATGCCAAGAGGGCGCGTCTGACCTCGAAGAGGAGCCTCACCCTCGGCCTCTCCGGGGCGTCCACGTCCTCCTCAAAAAAGTCCACCTCAATCTCCCTTGCCTTCAGCGCGGATCCGGGCTTTACCTCGAGCATGAAGAGGAAAGCGGGTGGCATCTTTTAAACCTTTCGCAGATTGACGAAGCATTTTTCGACGATGAAACACTACGCAGTCCCGACCCATCACCTTTTTAAAAGGCTCGCCCAAAGCCAACCCAGAGAGAGTGTTAGGTGAGGCTAATGGCGTTAACGTTCAAGTCCAACCCGAACATGCCGGAGGAGATAGCGAGCCTCTTCAGGAAGCAGCACTACGCGCTCGTGGGCAGGCACAGCTCGGTGAAGCTCTGCCACTGGCTCAAGGAGAGCATAAAGCACGACCGCTTCTGCTACAAGCAGAAGTTCTACGGCATAGCGAGCCACCGCTGCCTGCAGATGACGCCGGTTACGGCATGGTGCACCCACAACTGCATATTCTGCTGGCGCCCGATGGAGGGCTTCCTGGGAACCGAGTTGCCCCAGCCCTGGGACGACCCGGCCTTCATCGTCGAGGAGAGCATAAAGGCCCAGAGGAAGCTCCTCGTGGGCTACAAAGGCATGCCGGGCATAAACATGAAGAAGTTCGAGGAGGCATGGAACCCCAGGCATGCCGCAATAAGCCTCTCGGGCGAGCCAATGCTCTACCCCTACATGGGCGACCTCGTCGAAGAGTTCCACAAAAGGGGCTTCACCACCTTCATAGTCACCAACGGAACGGTTCCGGAGAGGCTTGAGGAGATGATAAAGGAGGACAAGCTACCGACCCAGCTCTACGTCTCGCTGACAGCCCCGGACATCGAGACCTACAACCGTGTGAACGTCCCGATGATTCCCGACGGGTGGGAGAAGATAAAGGAGACGCTGGGGCTCATGAAGGACGCCCAGACCAGGACGGTGATAAGGCTGACCCTCGTCAAGGGGGAGAATATGCACAACCCAGAGGGCTATGCAAAGCTGATAAGGCTCGCCAGCCCGATGTTCGTCGAGGCAAAGGCCTACATGTTTGTCGGCTTCTCGCGCAATAGGCTCACCATCAACAACATGCCGAGGCACGGGGAGATCAGGGCCTTCGCCGAGGAGCTCGTCAAACACCTACCCGGCTACCACATCGAGGACGAGTACGAGCCGAGCAGGGTCGTGCTCATAATGCGCGACGACGTCGATTCCCACGGAACTGGAATCGGCGGCAGATTCATAAAGCACTGAGCTTCTTCCCTTTATTTTGCCGCCAGATGGAAAAAGTTTATTTATTCCCAGCCCTTAGAATCTGCTTAGGGGTGTAAGGTGATGAAGAAGGCTCTGGCCACAATAATGATTGTTCTCATGCTGATTCCAGCCGTTGGCGCCGGAACGATAGACGGCTCCGTGACGTTTCTCAGCGGGGTTTCCCAGAGCACAAAGCAGACAAGGGAGGTAAGCCTGGCACTCATGGCCCTGATCTCGGCACGCGATGATGTTAAGTGGGACGTAACTCCCGATATCGAGGTCCTCGTGGACGAGCTTTTAAAGGAGCAGAACGCAGACGGTGGCTGGGGATATTACTTCAACGAACCCAGCAACGTCCTTGACACGTCCTACGCCGTGATAGCACTCACCAGGGCATACCCCTTGATGGACGTCTGGGAGGCAAGGGACGTCAAGAGAGCCATTGACGCCGGGATTAACTACCTCCTCTCAGCCAAGGAGGAAAACGGCTGGGGCTACGTACCCGGGACACCGGTCTCCTGCTATCCAACCGTCGTGGCCCTCTGGGCCCTCGGAGAGAACGGCTACACTTACAACAGCAGAACCGTCCGTGATGCAGTTAAATACCTGGAGAGCGTCAATGCCTCTTCCTGCGAGATCTCGAGCTACGAGTTCCTTGCCCTTAGGGTCATAGCTTACCACAGCACGGGCTACCCG
This Thermococcus cleftensis DNA region includes the following protein-coding sequences:
- a CDS encoding DUF5305 family protein; protein product: MNKKSVAKFIGRKEVLGVFLILFMVFAFYSVKLMSASPYVVTTQRVGTYSEEGTLKHEAYLEPNDLYGYRVTMDEYPIPLVDRFLLIYDYRSSPPLKEGSYHILVKAEYYVNKGSDEVVLWEEKLFDERGNLTGGAFTSEYVLDMKDFSNTSNRITSELGVRRLKNRITIETTVTGTGTVGDRKITESFDHSVELIRDPTAELYYFTDTSKAEKRALTETLRTEKEASVLGFSGNLGTAQTASTVLAALMLIPLLGYVYISRKPKDELAGIRGYMVKGAPEKVEKVVTLKTPKDLETTFELIDRPILHYREGDEEVYAIIDDGVSYEYRKLLPEKEKEAS
- a CDS encoding GTP-dependent dephospho-CoA kinase, whose protein sequence is MRLVLTPELRKALKEPLGELVRGEIPEPYVKIREELEKARHVVTVGDVVTENVIKLGISPSLAIYDHRTKRKAYNPSIDPGAVVMTVQNPAGTITKALLNAIRKGFGLAERGRRVYIKVNGEEDLAAIPAVLYAPPGSVVLYGQPDEGVVLIKVTPECKLKCGKLMSKMEVVHDGD
- a CDS encoding HemK2/MTQ2 family protein methyltransferase; its protein translation is MPTYYGIKIELHPQVYEPAEDTFLLAENLAVREGDLALDVGTGTGLIALLMARKARFVLGVDINPLAVELANQNAQLNGVKNVEFRLSDLFERVEGKFDVVTFNAPYLPGEPEEPIDLALVGGETGREVLDRFIREVPKHLKPGGTVQIVQSSITGVEETLKMLDEVGLVGKVVAKRHVFFEDIVLINAVMPRGRV
- a CDS encoding S8 family peptidase, giving the protein MVRVVAHIDKGHFNTNTVRGIGGKIVYEFKLIDAVVIDIPANAVGKLAKLDGVTKVEYDHMAQVYRGGPPWAVEPVQPAQTIPWGIERVKAPETWSITDGSSNGVIEVAVLDTGADWDHPDIAANIVWGVSTIGGVVSTDPADWYDGNGHGTHVIGTIAALNNDIGVVGVAPNVEIYAIKVLDDRGSGTYTDIAIGIEQALLGPDGILDKDGDGIVVGDPDDDAAEVISMSLGGPSDDQYLHDMIIQAYNYGVVIVAASGNEAADQPSYPAIYPEVIAVGATDSSDAIAYFSNLQPEVSAPGVDVLSTYPDDTYESLSGTSMATPHVSGVVALIQAAYYNKYGKVLPVGTFDDMGTNTVRGILHSTADDLGDAGWDIYYGYGIVRADLAVQAAIG
- the spt4 gene encoding transcription elongation factor subunit Spt4 — encoded protein: MVKEKACRHCHYITTEDRCPVCGSRDLSDEWFDLVIITDPENSRIAQKLGVKVPGKYAIRVR
- a CDS encoding 30S ribosomal protein S24e, which codes for MEIKVTEIRENKLLGRKEIYFDVIHEGEPTPSRADVKGKLVAMLDLNPETVVIQYIRSYFGSRVSKGYAKAYESRERMLYIEPEYILIRDGLIQKEEE
- the twy1 gene encoding 4-demethylwyosine synthase TYW1 — protein: MALTFKSNPNMPEEIASLFRKQHYALVGRHSSVKLCHWLKESIKHDRFCYKQKFYGIASHRCLQMTPVTAWCTHNCIFCWRPMEGFLGTELPQPWDDPAFIVEESIKAQRKLLVGYKGMPGINMKKFEEAWNPRHAAISLSGEPMLYPYMGDLVEEFHKRGFTTFIVTNGTVPERLEEMIKEDKLPTQLYVSLTAPDIETYNRVNVPMIPDGWEKIKETLGLMKDAQTRTVIRLTLVKGENMHNPEGYAKLIRLASPMFVEAKAYMFVGFSRNRLTINNMPRHGEIRAFAEELVKHLPGYHIEDEYEPSRVVLIMRDDVDSHGTGIGGRFIKH
- a CDS encoding 30S ribosomal protein S27ae; translated protein: MAKRKSQKWKMYEVQGGKVKRKGKFCPRCGPGVFMAEHKDRWSCGRCGYTEWKRK
- a CDS encoding inorganic diphosphatase, whose protein sequence is MNPFHELEPGPEVPEVVYALIEIPKGSRNKYELDKKTGLLKLDRVLYSPFFYPVDYGIIPQTWYDDGDPFDIMVIMREPVYPLTIIEARPIGIMKMEDSDDKDWKVLAVPVEDPYFKDWKDIDDVPKAFLDEIAHFFQRYKELQGKVTKIEGWGNAEEAKKEILRAIELYKEKFGKKE
- a CDS encoding DNA-directed RNA polymerase codes for the protein MYKLLKVRDVVRIPPKMFTMDPKEAAKLVLREAYEGIYDRDEGVVLAVMDVEEIGQGVIVPGDGATYHEVVFNVLVWKPEMHEVVDGEVIDVAPYGAFIRIGPMDGLVHISQLMDDYVVFDEKNKQFIGKETNRILKLGDEARARIIAISIKSRVIRENKIGLTMRQPGLGKKEWIEKEKRKEGE